A genomic region of Carassius carassius chromosome 27, fCarCar2.1, whole genome shotgun sequence contains the following coding sequences:
- the rasl11b gene encoding ras-like protein family member 11B has protein sequence MRLIQNMSTIAEYPSAECPSKRVIKIAVIGGSGVGKTALVVRFLTKRFIGDYERNVGNLYNREVQIDGEQVAIQVQDTPGVEMNANGLSCTDQVSRSIQWADAVVMVFSVTDCRSFDLIGQLQQLVTRTLMDRSLPIILVANKADLLHVRHVDAQEGPLLASSLGCSFYEVSASEDYSQVHGAFHRLCVDLAKQHPQTPVNAASSGTEKKRSPLIPRPKSPNMQDLKRRFKQVLSAKVRTVTSV, from the exons ATGCGTCTGATCCAGAACATGTCTACCATTGCGGAGTACCCCAGCGCAGAATGCCCGTCCAAGCGGGTCATTAAGATCGCAGTCATCGGCGGCAGTGGAGTGGGCAAAACCG CGTTGGTGGTTCGTTTCCTCACTAAGCGGTTTATTGGTGACTACGAGAGAAACGTCg GCAACCTGTACAACAGAGAAGTGCAGATAGACGGAGAACAAGTGGCCATTCAAGTTCAAGACACACCTGGAGTTGAA ATGAATGCTAATGGATTGAGCTGCACTGACCAGGTATCTCGCTCCATTCAGTGGGCAGACGCCGTAGTTATGGTCTTTTCCGTTACCGACTGCCGAAGCTTTGATCTCATTGGCCAGCTCCAACAGCTTGTCACCCGCACCCTTATGGATAGGTCCTTGCCAATCATCCTGGTGGCCAATAAAGCCGATCTCCTCCACGTAAGGCATGTCGATGCTCAAGAAGGTCCCCTGTTGGCTTCATCGCTGGGCTGCTCCTTCTACGAGGTGTCCGCCAGCGAGGACTACAGCCAGGTCCACGGTGCTTTCCACAGACTGTGTGTAGATCTGGCCAAGCAGCATCCTCAGACCCCCGTCAATGCAGCTTCATCTGGAACAGAGAAGAAAAGATCTCCCCTCATCCCCCGGCCCAAATCCCCCAACATGCAGGATCTGAAGAGGCGCTTCAAGCAGGTGCTGTCCGCCAAGGTCCGGACTGTCACTTCAGTGTGA